The sequence CGAGTTTCTGCTCATGCTCTCCTTGCATGAGAAAGAGCACACTTCCAAACTGCTGGGGTACTGCGGGGACCTCTACGTCACTGAGAAGATCCCCCACACCTCCCTCTACGGAGTGgatgtcccccccttcctccagTCGCTGCTGCCTTCAGTTGTCCACCAAATCATCCACCAGTGGTTCGCACCAGCGTGGCCCCGGCGGGCAAAGATCGCCATCGGCCTTCTGGAGTTCGTGGAGGAGATATTCCACGGGACCTACGGGAACTTCTACATCTGCGAGACCAGCTTTAAGAACGTGGGCTACAACGACAAATACGACTTCAAAATGGTCAACCTGAGGAAGGTGGCAACGGAGATGACAATCAGAGGTTTCCTCAAGGGACGTCACTGTGAGCAGAACGTGGACTGCACCTACGGGAAGGACTGTATGGCGACGTGCGACAAACTCATGAAGCAGTGCAAAAGCGACGTGGTGCAGCCCAACCTGGCGAAGGTCTGCGGGTTGCTGCAGGACTACCTGCTGTACGGAGCACCGCTGGAGCTGaaagaagagctgcagaagcagctccgAACTTGCATGACCCTCAGTGGCCTGGCCAGCCAGATGGAAGTGCACCACTCCCTCGTGCTGAACAACCTCAAGaccttgctctggaagaagatTTCAAACACCAAATATTCCTAAAGGGGGAAGCACAGAATAGCTGCAATCTTGGAGTGAAGTCCAGGCAAGGGCTGAAGGCCTGTTTCTCCATCGTCTCCCCCACAGGAAAAATACACCCTACACAGGGAGTTCAGCATAGCTGCAGCCCCTTCTCCTTCATGGAAAACCAACATCGTGACTTCCACCGCCCAGCAGGATCATCGACATGGTCGGCAAGAGCGTGCTGCGGAGACGGGACACCAGGAGCCGGGCTGAGCAGGctggggtggggaagaagaTGACACGGAAAGGGGTAGGGAAGTGGAGCCCAGCTGGGCACATCTAACTGCTCCTTGATTAACAGGAAAGCAGCGCCGCGAGATGAGAATGAATCATTCATGCTGTACTTGTCACACCTTTTGATGAACGTCTCTGATGTAAATAAATAGCTTTTACGTGAATCACACCCGTACATCAATAGCGGAACAGCAGCCTTTTAAGCACCAGCTTTCTTGTGAgctaaaaaggaggaaaaaggtaGATTTTCCTATTCAAAAGTCTCTCCGTAAGTGTCTGAGTCACCCGCCACCAGATC is a genomic window of Nyctibius grandis isolate bNycGra1 chromosome 16, bNycGra1.pri, whole genome shotgun sequence containing:
- the DIPK1B gene encoding divergent protein kinase domain 1B — its product is MRRIRRLVHLVLFCPLSKGLQSRLPGIKVKYLLVVWLGIFVGSWVAYMHYSSYSELCRGHVCRMIICDQYKKGIISGSTCKDLCEERSLLFQRCLSSSPTQQVYSGLWRETEVIIKCGIEEALKADSHPDSVPRRDVVLFDKPTRGTSMDEFKEMLLNFLKSNLGDQPSLAALVSRIITMADVNRDGKVSLAEAKSIWALLQLNEFLLMLSLHEKEHTSKLLGYCGDLYVTEKIPHTSLYGVDVPPFLQSLLPSVVHQIIHQWFAPAWPRRAKIAIGLLEFVEEIFHGTYGNFYICETSFKNVGYNDKYDFKMVNLRKVATEMTIRGFLKGRHCEQNVDCTYGKDCMATCDKLMKQCKSDVVQPNLAKVCGLLQDYLLYGAPLELKEELQKQLRTCMTLSGLASQMEVHHSLVLNNLKTLLWKKISNTKYS